The Prionailurus viverrinus isolate Anna chromosome B4, UM_Priviv_1.0, whole genome shotgun sequence genome has a window encoding:
- the CHD4 gene encoding chromodomain-helicase-DNA-binding protein 4 isoform X5: protein MASGLGSPSPCSAGSEEEDMDALLNNSLPPPHPENEEDPEEDLSEAETPKLKKKKKPKKPRDPKIPKSKRQKKELGDSSGEGPEFVEEEEEVALRSDSEGSDYTPGKKKKKKLGPKKEKKSKSKRKEEEEEDDDDDDSKEPKSSAQLLEDWGMEDIDHVFSEEDYRTLTNYKAFSQFVRPLIAAKNPKIAVSKMMMVLGAKWREFSTNNPFKGSSGASVAAAAAAAVAVVESMVTATEVAPPPPPVEVPIRKAKTKEGKGPNARRKPKGSPRVPDAKKPKPKKVAPLKIKLGGFGSKRKRSSSEDDDLDVESDFDDASINSYSVSDGSTSRSSRSRKKLRTTKKKKKGEEEVTAVDGYETDHQDYCEVCQQGGEIILCDTCPRAYHMVCLDPDMEKAPEGKWSCPHCEKEGIQWEAKEDNSEGEEILEEVGGDPEEEDDHHMEFCRVCKDGGELLCCDTCPSSYHIHCLNPPLPEIPNGEWLCPRCTCPALKGKVQKILIWKWGQPPSPTPVPRPPDADPNTPSPKPLEGRPERQFFVKWQGMSYWHCSWVSELQLELHCQVMFRNYQRKNDMDEPPSGDFGGDEEKSRKRKNKDPKFAEMEERFYRYGIKPEWMMIHRILNHSVDKKGHVHYLIKWRDLPYDQASWESEDVEIQDYDLFKQSYWNHRELMRGEEGRPGKKLKKVKLRKLERPPETPTVDPTVKYERQPEYLDATGGTLHPYQMEGLNWLRFSWAQGTDTILADEMGLGKTVQTAVFLYSLYKEGHSKGPFLVSAPLSTIINWEREFEMWAPDMYVVTYVGDKDSRAIIRENEFSFEDNAIRGGKKASRMKKEASVKFHVLLTSYELITIDMAILGSIDWACLIVDEAHRLKNNQSKFFRVLNGYSLQHKLLLTGTPLQNNLEELFHLLNFLTPERFHNLEGFLEEFADIAKEDQIKKLHDMLGPHMLRRLKADVFKNMPSKTELIVRVELSPMQKKYYKYILTRNFEALNARGGGNQVSLLNVVMDLKKCCNHPYLFPVAAMEAPKMPNGMYDGSALIRASGKLLLLQKMLKNLKEGGHRVLIFSQMTKMLDLLEDFLEHEGYKYERIDGGITGNMRQEAIDRFNAPGAQQFCFLLSTRAGGLGINLATADTVIIYDSDWNPHNDIQAFSRAHRIGQNKKVMIYRFVTRASVEERITQVAKKKMMLTHLVVRPGLGSKTGSMSKQELDDILKFGTEELFKDEATDGGGDNKEGEDSSVIHYDDKAIERLLDRNQDETEDTELQGMNEYLSSFKVAQYVVREEEMGEEEEVEREIIKQEESVDPDYWEKLLRHHYEQQQEDLARNLGKGKRIRKQVNYNDGSQEDRDWQDDQSDNQSDYSVASEEGDEDFDERSEAPRRPSRKGLRNDKDKPLPPLLARVGGNIEVLGFNARQRKAFLNAIMRYGMPPQDAFTTQWLVRDLRGKSEKEFKAYVSLFMRHLCEPGADGAETFADGVPREGLSRQHVLTRIGVMSLIRKKVQEFEHVNGRWSMPELAEVEENKKMSQPGSPSPKTPTPSTPGDTQPNTPAPAPPAEDGIKIEENSLKEEESAEGEKEVKSAAPEATVECTQPPAPASEDEKVLVEPPEGEEKVEKAEVKERTEEPMETEPKGVADVEKVEEKSAVDLTPIVVEDKEEKKEEEEKKEVMLQNGETPKDLNDEKQKKNIKQRFMFNIADGGFTELHSLWQNEERAATVTKKTYEIWHRRHDYWLLAGIINHGYARWQDIQNDPRYAILNEPFKGEMNRGNFLEIKNKFLARRFKLLEQALVIEEQLRRAAYLNMSEDPSHPSMALNTRFAEVECLAESHQHLSKESMAGNKPANAVLHKGILKQLEELLSDMKADVTRLPATIARIPPVAVRLQMSERNILSRLANRAPEPTPQQVAQQQ from the exons ATGGCGTCGGGCCTGGGCTCCCCGTCCCCCTGCTCGGCGGGCAGCGAGGAGGAGGATATGGATGCACTTTTGAACAacagcctgcccccaccccacccag AAAATGAAGAGGACCCAGAAGAGGATTTGTCAGAAGCAGAGACTCCAAAgctcaagaagaagaaaaagcctaAGAAGCCTCGGGACCCTAAAATCCCTAAGAGCAAGCGCCAAAAAAAGGAG CTGGGGGACAGCTCTGGGGAGGGGCCGGAGtttgtggaggaggaggaagaggtggctCTGCGCTCAGACAGTGAGGGCAGCGACTATACCCCtggcaagaagaagaagaagaagcttggacctaagaaagaaaagaagagcaaatccaagaggaaggaagaggaggaggaggatgacgatgatgatgattcAAAG GAACCTAAATCGTCCGCTCAGCTCCTGGAAGACTGGGGCATGGAAGACATTGACCATGTGTTCTCAGAGGAGGATTATCGCACCCTCACCAACTACAAGGCCTTTAGCCAGTTTGTCCG ACCCCTCATTGCTGCCAAAAACCCCAAGATTGCTGTCTCCAAGATGATGATGGTTTTGGGTGCAAAGTGGCGTGAGTTTAGCACCAACAACCCCTTCAAAGGCAGTTCTGGGGCATCAGTggcggcagcagcggcagcagcggtGGCTGTCGTGGAGAGCATGGTGACGGCCACTGAAGTTgcaccacctcctccccctgTGGAGGTGCCTATCCGCAAGGCCAAGACCAAGGAGGGCAAAG GTCCTAATGCTCGGAGGAAGCCCAAGGGCAGCCCTCGTGTACCTGATGCCAAGAAGCCTAAACCCAAGAAAGTAGCTCCCCTGAAAATCAAGCTGGGAGGTTTTGGTTCTAAGCGGAAGAGATCCTCG AGTGAAGATGATGATTTAGATGTGGAATCTGACTTCGATGATGCTAGTATCAATAGCTATTCTGTTTCTGATGGTTCTACCAGCCGTAGTAGCCGCAGCCGCAAGAAACTCCgaaccactaaaaagaagaagaaag GCGAGGAGGAGGTGACTGCTGTGGATGGTTATGAGACAGACCACCAGGACTATTGCGAGGTGTGCCAGCAAGGCGGTGAGATCATCCTGTGTGATACCTGTCCCCGAGCTTACCACATGGTCTGCCTGGATCCGGATATGGAGAAGGCTCCTGAGGGCAAGTGGAGCTGCCCACACTGC GAGAAGGAAGGCATCCAGTGGGAGGCTAAAGAGGACAATTCGGAGGGTGAGGAGATCCTGGAAGAGGTTGGAGGAGACCCTGAAGAGGAGGATGACCACCATATGGAATTCTGTCGTGTCTGTAAAGACGGTGGGGAGCTGCTCTGCTGTGACACTTGTCCTTCATCCTACCACATCCACTGTCTGAACCCCCCACTTCCAGAGATCCCTAATGGTGAATGGCTCTGTCCCCGTTGTACG TGTCCAGCTCTTAAGGGCAAAGTTCAGAAGATTCTAATCTGGAAGTGGGGTCAGCCACCATCTCCCACACCAGTGCCTCGGCCTCCAGATGCTGATCCCAATACTCCCTCCCCTAAGCCCCTGGAGGGGCGGCCAGAGCGGCAGTTCTTTGTGAAATGGCAAGGCATGTCTTATTGGCACTGCTCCTGGGTGTCTGAACTGCAG TTGGAGCTGCACTGTCAAGTGATGTTTCGAAACTACCAGCGGAAGAACGATATGGATGAACCACCATCTGGGGACTTTGGTGGTGATGAAGAGAAGAGCCGAAAGCGCAAGAACAAAGACCCTAAATTTGCAGAGATGGAGGAACGTTTCTATCGCTATGGGATAAAACCTGAGTGGATGATGATCCACCGAATTCTTAACCACAG TGTGGATAAGAAGGGCCATGTCCATTACTTGATCAAGTGGCGGGACTTACCCTATGATCAGGCATCCTGGGagagtgaggatgtggagatacAGGACTACGACCTGTTCAAGCAGAGCTATTGGAACCACAG GGAGTTAATGAGGGGTGAGGAAGGACGACCAGGCAAGAAGCTCAAGAAGGTGAAGCTGAGAAAGTTGGAGAGGCCTCCTGAAACTCCAACAGTTGAT CCAACAGTGAAGTATGAGCGACAGCCAGAGTACCTGGATGCTACAGGTGGAACCCTGCACCCCTATcagatggagggcttgaactggTTGCGCTTCTCCTGGGCTCAGGGCACTGACACCATCTTGGCTGATGAGATGGGCCTTGGGAAGACTGTCCAAACAGCAGTCTTCCTCTATTCTCTCTACAAGGAG GGTCATTCCAAAGGCCCCTTCCTAGTGAGTGCCCCTCTTTCTACCATCATCAACTGGGAGCGGGAGTTTGAAATGTGGGCTCCAGATATGTATGTGGTGACGTATGTGGGTGACAAAGACAGCCGTGCCATCATCCGAGAGAATGAGTTCTCTTTTGAAGACAACGCCATTCGTGGTGGCAAGAAAGCCTCTCGCATGAAG AAAGAGGCATCTGTGAAATTCCATGTGCTGCTGACGTCTTATGAGTTGATCACCATTGACATGGCTATCTTGGGTTCCATTGATTGGGCATGCCTCATTGTGGATGAAGCGCATCGGCTCAAGAACAATCAGTCAAAG TTCTTCCGGGTCTTAAATGGTTACTCACTTCAACACAAACTGTTGCTGACCGGGACTCCATTACAAAACAATCTAGAAGAGTTGTTTCATCTCCTCAACTTTCTCACCCCAGAGAGGTTCCA caATTTGGAAGGCTTTTTGGAGGAGTTTGCAGACATTGCCAAGGAAGACCAGATTAAAAAACTGCACGATATGCTGGGCCCTCACATGTTGCGGCGGCTCAAAGCTGACGTGTTCAAAAATATGCCATCCAAGACAGAACTGATTGTGCGTGTGGAGCTGAGCCCCATGCAGAA GAAATACTACAAGTACATCCTCACTCGAAATTTTGAAGCACTCAATGCTCGAGGGGGTGGCAACCAGGTCTCTCTGCTGAATGTGGTGATGGATCTTAAGAAGTGCTGCAACCACCCATATCTTTTCCCTGTGGCTGCGATG GAAGCCCCTAAAATGCCCAATGGCATGTATGATGGCAGTGCTCTAATCCGAGCATCTGGAAAATTATTGCTGCTACAGAAGATGCTTAAGAACCTTAAGGAGGGTGGGCACCGTGTACTCATCTTCTCTCAG ATGACCAAGATGCTGGACTTGTTGGAGGATTTCTTGGAACATGAAGGTTATAAGTATGAACGTATTGATGGTGGGATAACTGGGAACATGCGACAAGAGGCCATTGACCGCTTCAATG CACCGGGTGCTCAACAGTTCTGCTTCTTGCTTTCTACTCGAGCTGGGGGCCTTGGAATCAATCTGGCCACTGCTGACACAGTTATTATCTATGACTCTGACTGGAACCCCCATAATGACATCCAG GCTTTTAGTAGAGCTCACCGTATTGGGCAGAATAAGAAGGTGATGATATATCGGTTTGTGACCCGTGCGTCAGTGGAGGAGCGCATCACGCAGGTGGCAAAGAAGAAGATGATGCTGACGCATCTAGTGGTTCGGCCTGGGCTGGGCTCCAAGACTGGATCCATGTCCAAACAGGAGCTTGATGACATCCTCAAGTTTGGCACTGAAGAACTATTTAAGGATGAAGCCACAGATGGAG GAGGAGACAACAAAGAGGGAGAAGATAGCAGTGTTATCCACTATGATGATAAGGCCATTGAGCGACTTCTGGACCGTAACCAGGATGagacagaagacacagaattgcaGGGCATGAATGAATATTTGAGCTCATTCAAAGTGGCCCAGTACGTGGTGCGGGAAGAAGAGATGGGG gaggaagaggaggtagAACGAGAAAtcataaaacaggaagaaagtgTGGATCCTGACTACTGGGAGAAATTGCTGCGGCACCATTATGAGCAGCAGCAAGAAGATCTAGCCCGAAATCtgggcaaaggaaaaagaatccgTAAACAGGTCAACTACAATGATGGCTCCCAGGAGGACCGAG atTGGCAGGACGACCAGTCCGACAACCAGTCCGATTATTCAGTGGCCTCAGAGGAAGGTGATGAAGACTTTGATGAACGCTCAGAAG CTCCCCGCAGGCCCAGTCGCAAGGGCCTGCGGAATGATAAAGATAAGCCATTGCCTCCTCTGTTGGCCCGTGTTGGTGGGAATATTGAA GTACTTGGCTTTAATGCTCGTCAGCGAAAAGCCTTTCTTAATGCAATTATGCGATATGGGATGCCACCTCAGGATGCTTTTACCACCCAGTGGCTTGTGAGAGATCTGCGAGGCAAATCAGAGAAAGAGTTCAA GGcttatgtgtctctttttatgcgACATTTATGTGAGCCGGGGGCAGATGGGGCTGAGACCTTTGCTGATGGTGTCCCCCGAGAAGGCCTGTCTCGCCAGCATGTCCTTACTAGAATTGGTGTCATGTCCTTGATTCGAAAGAAG GTTCAGGAGTTTGAACATGTCAATGGGCGCTGGAGCATGCCTGAACTTGCTGAAGTAGAGGAGAACAAGAAAATGTCCCAGCCAGGGTCACCTTCCCCAAAGACTCCCACACCCTCCACTCCAGGGGACACACAACCCAATACCCCTGCACCTGCCCCACCTGCTG AGGATGggataaaaatagaagagaatagcCTCAAAGAAGAAGAGAGtgcagaaggagaaaaggaggttAAATCTGCAGCCCCAGAGGCCACTGTCGAG TGTACAcaaccccctgcccctgcctcagaGGATGAAAAAGTCCTTGTTGAACCTCccgagggagaggagaaagtggaaaaggcagaggtgaaggagagaacagaggaaCCGATGGAGACAGAGCCCAAAG GTGTTGCTGACGTGGAGAAGGTAGAGGAGAAGTCAGCAGTAGATCTGACTCCCATTGTGGTAGAGGACAAAG aagagaagaaagaagaagaagagaaaaaagaggtgaTGCTTCAGAATGGAGAGACCCCCAAGGACCTGAATGAcgagaagcagaaaaaaaatattaaacagcgATTTATGTTCAACATCGCAGATGGTGGTTTTACTG AGTTGCACTCCCTTTGGCAGAATGAGGAGCGGGCAGCCACAGTCACCAAGAAGACTTATGAGATCTGGCATCGGCGACATGACTACTGGCTGCTGGCTGGCATCATAAA
- the CHD4 gene encoding chromodomain-helicase-DNA-binding protein 4 isoform X6, with protein MASGLGSPSPCSAGSEEEDMDALLNNSLPPPHPENEEDPEEDLSEAETPKLKKKKKPKKPRDPKIPKSKRQKKELGDSSGEGPEFVEEEEEVALRSDSEGSDYTPGKKKKKKLGPKKEKKSKSKRKEEEEEDDDDDDSKEPKSSAQLLEDWGMEDIDHVFSEEDYRTLTNYKAFSQFVRPLIAAKNPKIAVSKMMMVLGAKWREFSTNNPFKGSSGASVAAAAAAAVAVVESMVTATEVAPPPPPVEVPIRKAKTKEGKGPNARRKPKGSPRVPDAKKPKPKKVAPLKIKLGGFGSKRKRSSSEDDDLDVESDFDDASINSYSVSDGSTSRSSRSRKKLRTTKKKKKGEEEVTAVDGYETDHQDYCEVCQQGGEIILCDTCPRAYHMVCLDPDMEKAPEGKWSCPHCEKEGIQWEAKEDNSEGEEILEEVGGDPEEEDDHHMEFCRVCKDGGELLCCDTCPSSYHIHCLNPPLPEIPNGEWLCPRCTCPALKGKVQKILIWKWGQPPSPTPVPRPPDADPNTPSPKPLEGRPERQFFVKWQGMSYWHCSWVSELQLELHCQVMFRNYQRKNDMDEPPSGDFGGDEEKSRKRKNKDPKFAEMEERFYRYGIKPEWMMIHRILNHSVDKKGHVHYLIKWRDLPYDQASWESEDVEIQDYDLFKQSYWNHRELMRGEEGRPGKKLKKVKLRKLERPPETPTVDPTVKYERQPEYLDATGGTLHPYQMEGLNWLRFSWAQGTDTILADEMGLGKTVQTAVFLYSLYKEGHSKGPFLVSAPLSTIINWEREFEMWAPDMYVVTYVGDKDSRAIIRENEFSFEDNAIRGGKKASRMKKEASVKFHVLLTSYELITIDMAILGSIDWACLIVDEAHRLKNNQSKFFRVLNGYSLQHKLLLTGTPLQNNLEELFHLLNFLTPERFHNLEGFLEEFADIAKEDQIKKLHDMLGPHMLRRLKADVFKNMPSKTELIVRVELSPMQKKYYKYILTRNFEALNARGGGNQVSLLNVVMDLKKCCNHPYLFPVAAMEAPKMPNGMYDGSALIRASGKLLLLQKMLKNLKEGGHRVLIFSQMTKMLDLLEDFLEHEGYKYERIDGGITGNMRQEAIDRFNAPGAQQFCFLLSTRAGGLGINLATADTVIIYDSDWNPHNDIQAFSRAHRIGQNKKVMIYRFVTRASVEERITQVAKKKMMLTHLVVRPGLGSKTGSMSKQELDDILKFGTEELFKDEATDGGGDNKEGEDSSVIHYDDKAIERLLDRNQDETEDTELQGMNEYLSSFKVAQYVVREEEMGEEEEVEREIIKQEESVDPDYWEKLLRHHYEQQQEDLARNLGKGKRIRKQVNYNDGSQEDRDWQDDQSDNQSDYSVASEEGDEDFDERSEAPRRPSRKGLRNDKDKPLPPLLARVGGNIEVLGFNARQRKAFLNAIMRYGMPPQDAFTTQWLVRDLRGKSEKEFKAYVSLFMRHLCEPGADGAETFADGVPREGLSRQHVLTRIGVMSLIRKKVQEFEHVNGRWSMPELAEVEENKKMSQPGSPSPKTPTPSTPGDTQPNTPAPAPPAEDGIKIEENSLKEEESAEGEKEVKSAAPEATVECTQPPAPASEDEKVLVEPPEGEEKVEKAEVKERTEEPMETEPKGVADVEKVEEKSAVDLTPIVVEDKEEKKEEEEKKEVMLQNGETPKDLNDEKQKKNIKQRFMFNIADGGFTELHSLWQNEERAATVTKKTYEIWHRRHDYWLLAGIINHGYARWQDIQNDPRYAILNEPFKGEMNRGNFLEIKNKFLARRFKLLEQALVIEEQLRRAAYLNMSEDPSHPSMALNTRFAEVECLAESHQHLSKESMAGNKPANAVLHKVLKQLEELLSDMKADVTRLPATIARIPPVAVRLQMSERNILSRLANRAPEPTPQQVAQQQ; from the exons ATGGCGTCGGGCCTGGGCTCCCCGTCCCCCTGCTCGGCGGGCAGCGAGGAGGAGGATATGGATGCACTTTTGAACAacagcctgcccccaccccacccag AAAATGAAGAGGACCCAGAAGAGGATTTGTCAGAAGCAGAGACTCCAAAgctcaagaagaagaaaaagcctaAGAAGCCTCGGGACCCTAAAATCCCTAAGAGCAAGCGCCAAAAAAAGGAG CTGGGGGACAGCTCTGGGGAGGGGCCGGAGtttgtggaggaggaggaagaggtggctCTGCGCTCAGACAGTGAGGGCAGCGACTATACCCCtggcaagaagaagaagaagaagcttggacctaagaaagaaaagaagagcaaatccaagaggaaggaagaggaggaggaggatgacgatgatgatgattcAAAG GAACCTAAATCGTCCGCTCAGCTCCTGGAAGACTGGGGCATGGAAGACATTGACCATGTGTTCTCAGAGGAGGATTATCGCACCCTCACCAACTACAAGGCCTTTAGCCAGTTTGTCCG ACCCCTCATTGCTGCCAAAAACCCCAAGATTGCTGTCTCCAAGATGATGATGGTTTTGGGTGCAAAGTGGCGTGAGTTTAGCACCAACAACCCCTTCAAAGGCAGTTCTGGGGCATCAGTggcggcagcagcggcagcagcggtGGCTGTCGTGGAGAGCATGGTGACGGCCACTGAAGTTgcaccacctcctccccctgTGGAGGTGCCTATCCGCAAGGCCAAGACCAAGGAGGGCAAAG GTCCTAATGCTCGGAGGAAGCCCAAGGGCAGCCCTCGTGTACCTGATGCCAAGAAGCCTAAACCCAAGAAAGTAGCTCCCCTGAAAATCAAGCTGGGAGGTTTTGGTTCTAAGCGGAAGAGATCCTCG AGTGAAGATGATGATTTAGATGTGGAATCTGACTTCGATGATGCTAGTATCAATAGCTATTCTGTTTCTGATGGTTCTACCAGCCGTAGTAGCCGCAGCCGCAAGAAACTCCgaaccactaaaaagaagaagaaag GCGAGGAGGAGGTGACTGCTGTGGATGGTTATGAGACAGACCACCAGGACTATTGCGAGGTGTGCCAGCAAGGCGGTGAGATCATCCTGTGTGATACCTGTCCCCGAGCTTACCACATGGTCTGCCTGGATCCGGATATGGAGAAGGCTCCTGAGGGCAAGTGGAGCTGCCCACACTGC GAGAAGGAAGGCATCCAGTGGGAGGCTAAAGAGGACAATTCGGAGGGTGAGGAGATCCTGGAAGAGGTTGGAGGAGACCCTGAAGAGGAGGATGACCACCATATGGAATTCTGTCGTGTCTGTAAAGACGGTGGGGAGCTGCTCTGCTGTGACACTTGTCCTTCATCCTACCACATCCACTGTCTGAACCCCCCACTTCCAGAGATCCCTAATGGTGAATGGCTCTGTCCCCGTTGTACG TGTCCAGCTCTTAAGGGCAAAGTTCAGAAGATTCTAATCTGGAAGTGGGGTCAGCCACCATCTCCCACACCAGTGCCTCGGCCTCCAGATGCTGATCCCAATACTCCCTCCCCTAAGCCCCTGGAGGGGCGGCCAGAGCGGCAGTTCTTTGTGAAATGGCAAGGCATGTCTTATTGGCACTGCTCCTGGGTGTCTGAACTGCAG TTGGAGCTGCACTGTCAAGTGATGTTTCGAAACTACCAGCGGAAGAACGATATGGATGAACCACCATCTGGGGACTTTGGTGGTGATGAAGAGAAGAGCCGAAAGCGCAAGAACAAAGACCCTAAATTTGCAGAGATGGAGGAACGTTTCTATCGCTATGGGATAAAACCTGAGTGGATGATGATCCACCGAATTCTTAACCACAG TGTGGATAAGAAGGGCCATGTCCATTACTTGATCAAGTGGCGGGACTTACCCTATGATCAGGCATCCTGGGagagtgaggatgtggagatacAGGACTACGACCTGTTCAAGCAGAGCTATTGGAACCACAG GGAGTTAATGAGGGGTGAGGAAGGACGACCAGGCAAGAAGCTCAAGAAGGTGAAGCTGAGAAAGTTGGAGAGGCCTCCTGAAACTCCAACAGTTGAT CCAACAGTGAAGTATGAGCGACAGCCAGAGTACCTGGATGCTACAGGTGGAACCCTGCACCCCTATcagatggagggcttgaactggTTGCGCTTCTCCTGGGCTCAGGGCACTGACACCATCTTGGCTGATGAGATGGGCCTTGGGAAGACTGTCCAAACAGCAGTCTTCCTCTATTCTCTCTACAAGGAG GGTCATTCCAAAGGCCCCTTCCTAGTGAGTGCCCCTCTTTCTACCATCATCAACTGGGAGCGGGAGTTTGAAATGTGGGCTCCAGATATGTATGTGGTGACGTATGTGGGTGACAAAGACAGCCGTGCCATCATCCGAGAGAATGAGTTCTCTTTTGAAGACAACGCCATTCGTGGTGGCAAGAAAGCCTCTCGCATGAAG AAAGAGGCATCTGTGAAATTCCATGTGCTGCTGACGTCTTATGAGTTGATCACCATTGACATGGCTATCTTGGGTTCCATTGATTGGGCATGCCTCATTGTGGATGAAGCGCATCGGCTCAAGAACAATCAGTCAAAG TTCTTCCGGGTCTTAAATGGTTACTCACTTCAACACAAACTGTTGCTGACCGGGACTCCATTACAAAACAATCTAGAAGAGTTGTTTCATCTCCTCAACTTTCTCACCCCAGAGAGGTTCCA caATTTGGAAGGCTTTTTGGAGGAGTTTGCAGACATTGCCAAGGAAGACCAGATTAAAAAACTGCACGATATGCTGGGCCCTCACATGTTGCGGCGGCTCAAAGCTGACGTGTTCAAAAATATGCCATCCAAGACAGAACTGATTGTGCGTGTGGAGCTGAGCCCCATGCAGAA GAAATACTACAAGTACATCCTCACTCGAAATTTTGAAGCACTCAATGCTCGAGGGGGTGGCAACCAGGTCTCTCTGCTGAATGTGGTGATGGATCTTAAGAAGTGCTGCAACCACCCATATCTTTTCCCTGTGGCTGCGATG GAAGCCCCTAAAATGCCCAATGGCATGTATGATGGCAGTGCTCTAATCCGAGCATCTGGAAAATTATTGCTGCTACAGAAGATGCTTAAGAACCTTAAGGAGGGTGGGCACCGTGTACTCATCTTCTCTCAG ATGACCAAGATGCTGGACTTGTTGGAGGATTTCTTGGAACATGAAGGTTATAAGTATGAACGTATTGATGGTGGGATAACTGGGAACATGCGACAAGAGGCCATTGACCGCTTCAATG CACCGGGTGCTCAACAGTTCTGCTTCTTGCTTTCTACTCGAGCTGGGGGCCTTGGAATCAATCTGGCCACTGCTGACACAGTTATTATCTATGACTCTGACTGGAACCCCCATAATGACATCCAG GCTTTTAGTAGAGCTCACCGTATTGGGCAGAATAAGAAGGTGATGATATATCGGTTTGTGACCCGTGCGTCAGTGGAGGAGCGCATCACGCAGGTGGCAAAGAAGAAGATGATGCTGACGCATCTAGTGGTTCGGCCTGGGCTGGGCTCCAAGACTGGATCCATGTCCAAACAGGAGCTTGATGACATCCTCAAGTTTGGCACTGAAGAACTATTTAAGGATGAAGCCACAGATGGAG GAGGAGACAACAAAGAGGGAGAAGATAGCAGTGTTATCCACTATGATGATAAGGCCATTGAGCGACTTCTGGACCGTAACCAGGATGagacagaagacacagaattgcaGGGCATGAATGAATATTTGAGCTCATTCAAAGTGGCCCAGTACGTGGTGCGGGAAGAAGAGATGGGG gaggaagaggaggtagAACGAGAAAtcataaaacaggaagaaagtgTGGATCCTGACTACTGGGAGAAATTGCTGCGGCACCATTATGAGCAGCAGCAAGAAGATCTAGCCCGAAATCtgggcaaaggaaaaagaatccgTAAACAGGTCAACTACAATGATGGCTCCCAGGAGGACCGAG atTGGCAGGACGACCAGTCCGACAACCAGTCCGATTATTCAGTGGCCTCAGAGGAAGGTGATGAAGACTTTGATGAACGCTCAGAAG CTCCCCGCAGGCCCAGTCGCAAGGGCCTGCGGAATGATAAAGATAAGCCATTGCCTCCTCTGTTGGCCCGTGTTGGTGGGAATATTGAA GTACTTGGCTTTAATGCTCGTCAGCGAAAAGCCTTTCTTAATGCAATTATGCGATATGGGATGCCACCTCAGGATGCTTTTACCACCCAGTGGCTTGTGAGAGATCTGCGAGGCAAATCAGAGAAAGAGTTCAA GGcttatgtgtctctttttatgcgACATTTATGTGAGCCGGGGGCAGATGGGGCTGAGACCTTTGCTGATGGTGTCCCCCGAGAAGGCCTGTCTCGCCAGCATGTCCTTACTAGAATTGGTGTCATGTCCTTGATTCGAAAGAAG GTTCAGGAGTTTGAACATGTCAATGGGCGCTGGAGCATGCCTGAACTTGCTGAAGTAGAGGAGAACAAGAAAATGTCCCAGCCAGGGTCACCTTCCCCAAAGACTCCCACACCCTCCACTCCAGGGGACACACAACCCAATACCCCTGCACCTGCCCCACCTGCTG AGGATGggataaaaatagaagagaatagcCTCAAAGAAGAAGAGAGtgcagaaggagaaaaggaggttAAATCTGCAGCCCCAGAGGCCACTGTCGAG TGTACAcaaccccctgcccctgcctcagaGGATGAAAAAGTCCTTGTTGAACCTCccgagggagaggagaaagtggaaaaggcagaggtgaaggagagaacagaggaaCCGATGGAGACAGAGCCCAAAG GTGTTGCTGACGTGGAGAAGGTAGAGGAGAAGTCAGCAGTAGATCTGACTCCCATTGTGGTAGAGGACAAAG aagagaagaaagaagaagaagagaaaaaagaggtgaTGCTTCAGAATGGAGAGACCCCCAAGGACCTGAATGAcgagaagcagaaaaaaaatattaaacagcgATTTATGTTCAACATCGCAGATGGTGGTTTTACTG AGTTGCACTCCCTTTGGCAGAATGAGGAGCGGGCAGCCACAGTCACCAAGAAGACTTATGAGATCTGGCATCGGCGACATGACTACTGGCTGCTGGCTGGCATCATAAA